The genome window CATCTTCTCCCCCGTCGGGAAAAAGACAGTCCATCCACCTTCCACTCCTGGCAGCAGCAAATTGCGTAAACGCACATTGGCAAACGTGCCGCGCATCATCACTTCGTGGTTGCCGCGACGTGCACCAAAGGTATTGAAGTCCGCAGGCTTTACCCCGTGCGAGATCAAGAAACGCCCGGCGGGGCCGTCCGGTGGGATGGAGCCTGCAGGCGAGATGTGATCGGTGGTCACACTATCCCCTAAGAGAGCCAACACCCTCGCTCCGTGGATGTCGGTCGGAGGGCTCGCCTCCAGCGAAAATTCGCGGAAAAACGGGGGCTCCTGGATATAGGTGGAGCTGGCCTCCCAGACGTAGAGGTCCCCCGAGGGCGCCTCGAGCGCTTGCCAGACGGCGTCGCCGGACTCGGCCAACGCGTATTCCCTACGGAACACCTCGGTATCGAGGGCGGCCTGCAACGCCTGCCGGATCTCCTCTTTTGTTGGCCAGATGTCTTTCAGGTAGACCGGGCGTCCATTCGGATCGTAATCCAGAGGCTCGGTCAGAAGATCGATGTCCACCGTGCCGGCAATCGCGTAGGCTACCACCAGCATTGGGGAAGCCAGGTAGTTTGCCCTGGCCAGAGGATGCACACGGGCTTCGAAATTGCGGTTCCCACTCAGGACGGCAGCGACGACAAGTCCGTTGTCTTTGATCGCTCGTACCAGCTCCTCCCTCAGCGGCCCGCTATTTCCGATACAGGTCGTGCACCCGTAGCCTACCACGTGAAAACGCAGAGCCTCGAGATATGGGAGAAGCCCTGCCTTCCGCAGGTAATCCGTCACCACGCGCGACCCGGGGGCCAGGGTGGTCTTAACCCACGGGCGCACGCGCAGGCCCCGTTCGACGGCCTTCTTGGCCAAGAGACCAGCCCCGAGCATCACCGAGGGGTTACTGGTGTTCGTGCAGCTGGTGATCGCCGCAATCACCACGGACCCATGGGAAAGCTGAGCGGCCTCGCCGTCCAGGACAATCGGCACCCTGGGTTTGCGAGCCTCTGCGGGTCGGTCAGCAGGGGCACCTCCTTCGGAGGTCCACCGTGCGTGATCCTCCTCAGGCACGTCAACCCCGAAATGGTCGCGGAGCGCTGCGTGAAAGCGTTTGTGAAGTTCCTTGAGCGCCACTCGCTCGTGGGGCCTGCGCGGCCCCGCCACCGTGGGTTCCACGGTGCTGAGGTCGAGTTCGAGCACCTCACTAAAGGCCGGCTCGGGGGATGACGGCTCGCGAAACAGGCCCTGCTCTTTGCAATAGCGTTCCACCAGCTCGACCTGCTCAGCAGGCCTCCCGGTCATCCGGAGGTATTCGAGGGTCTCCCCGTCGACGGGGAAGAACCCGACCGTGGCCCCATATTCGGGCGCCATATTGGCAAGGGTGGCACGATCGGGTAGCGAAAGGCGATCGAGGCCAGGTCCGCAGAACTCTACGAACTTCCCCACCACGCCCTTCTTGCGAAGGAGCTCCGTCAAGACCAGAACCAGGTCCGTGGCCGAGGCCTCTTCGCGCAGCTCGCCGACGAGTCGCACCCCAACGACCTCGGGGAGGAGCATGTAGTAGGGCTGTCCCAGCATGACTGCCTCAGCCTCGATCCCTCCCACACCCCAGCCCAGCACCCCGAGGCCATTGACCATGGTGGTGTGAGAGTCGGTGCCGACCACCGTGTCCGGGAAGGCCACCCGCGCGCCGTTCTGGGCACGCACCTGAACCACCGCTGCCAGGCGCTCCACATTGACCTGATGGATAATGCCGGTTCCGGGCGGGAAGATGCGGAGGTTGTCGAATGCGCGCTGGGCCCACTTCAGAAGCTGGTAGCGCTCTCGATTGCGCTCGATTTCAAGGCGCATGTTTTCGGGCAGGGCATAGTCGGTACCGTAAAAGTCCACTTGCACCGAATGGTCGATAATCAAATCGGCGGGCACAATCGGATTAATTCGTCTGGGATCGCCGTTTGCCCGAGCCACCGCGGCACGCATGGCGGCCAGGTCGACAATCGCCGGAACGCCCGTGAAGTCCTGCAAAATCACCCGTGCCGGCATGAAGGGGATTTCCCGCTCGGGAGCAGTTTGCCCCCATGCCGCCACGGTTCGCACATCCGCCTCGGTCACCATTCGGCCGTCCCAGCTCCGGAGCTGGTTCTCCAAAAGTACGCGAACCGAAAATGGCAACCGCTGCAGCTGAACGAGTCCAGCGTCCTCCAGTTTTGGCAGGCTGTAGATCGTAAATACCCCAGCGGACGTCCGCAGCTCGGCCTCAAACGCCTTCCTCTCCATGGTCACCCTCCTGTCTGCGATTCCCTCGCCCTTCGCATGGGCCCTACAATTATAGCAGGAATTCCTCTCTTTCGCAAGGCACCAGGGCAGCACGCGACGTGCTCAATCTGCTTGCGCCTGCAGGCTCAAGGTGGAGCTCGGGACAATCAAAAATAGTTATTGATAACGGATGAAACGGAGTGTATATTGATTCCGGCAAGGACGGTGCACTTCGAAGAGGCCGTGGACCGGAAGAGGCGAACGAGGCATCGGAGGGAGGAAGGCGGATCAGACAAAGGAGGTGCCCCATGGAAGAGGAGGTCGCCGTTGGATGCGCACGGCCTACCGGCGGACCTGTCGGTGAGGCCGAATCCGAGGGGAAAGCAGCCCAGCAACCTCAAGAGGAGGAGGTAGGAGCCATGATCAGCGTCGGCAAGAAGGCACCCGACTTCGTAGCGCCCGCTTACCACAGGGGCAAGTTCATCAACGTCAAGCTCTCCGACTACCTGGGGAAATGGGTCGTCCTCTGCTTTTACCCAGGAGACTTCACCTTCGTCTGAGCGACAGAACTTTCGGCGGTCGCCGAAAAATACCCGGAATTCCAGCAGCTCGGGGTCGAAGTGCTGGCCATGAGCGTGGACAGCGTCTTCGTACACAAGATGTGGGATGAAAACGAGCTGTCGAAGATGGTCAAGGGGGGCATTCCGTTCCCGATGCTCTCCGATGCAGGGGGTAAGGTAGGCCGGGTCTACGGCGTTTACAACGAGGAGGCAGGGGTCGAAAACCGGGGCCGCTTTATTATTGACCCGGACGGCGTAGTCCAGGCCTACGAAGTCCTCACTCCCCCTGTAGGCCGGAACGTGCTGGAGACCATCCGACAGATTCAGGCGTTCCAGCACGTGCGCGAAAGTAAGGGCACCGAGGCCACTCCCTCCGGGTGGAGGCCCGGCAAGATGACCCTCAAACCAGGGCCAGACCTTGTAGGGCGCGTGTGGGAGGTCTGGAAAACCGACATGGCCTTTGACTAACGAGCGGATTGTTACGGGTTCCCGCGTAATCTCCCGCGGCTCGCCGGCTTCGGCTCCTAGCCGACGAGCCGCGGTGCTCTTCGCGTCCCATTCTGTAAAATGGGAACCGCCGCCGAGGGTAGGCGTTCTTAAGCCCTGACCTCCGGAAACAAGAGCGGAGAATTGCGGGCCGGCTGGTAACGGGGGGAGGCGCGGCGCGCACGGATGCGCTGCGCCGAGGAGTCGAGAGGGCGGCACCTGGCCAGACAGGGGACACGGAAGTGCCGGAATTCGCTTGCAAAACAGGCAATTTTTTCATAGCATTAGGCGCGTCGATCTGAGCAAGAAGGTGGACCAACCCGAGGGCATGGTTTTGGAGGACGGCAGTTGCAAATCCTCGAGACGATTGCCAAGAATACTGGCCTGCCGGTCACAGGCCATGCCTTCGACCGCGTACTGGCCGCCATAGCGGCCACGGCCGACCCGTGGGAGATCGTCGACCTGGCCGATCAGCCCTTCAATCTCACGGTCGAGGCCGTCAAGGTACTGGCGGACGAAGGCCTGGCGAGATTTGAAGGGGGCCAGGTATACCTGACGGAAGCGGGTCGACGCCTCCTTCAAGAGAGGGGGGTCGTACCCACCAAACTGCACCGATGTCCTTTCTGCGGTGGGTCGGGGGTCGACCTGCGGGAATTCTCCTCAGCCTACGAAACCTTCCTCCGCATAGCCGAGGATCGTCCGAAGCCCACGGACGAGTTTGATCAGGGCGTGCTCACACCCCTTTCCGCCATGCGTCGCGTAGCCCTGATGAAGCAACGAGGCGATCTGGTGGGCAAGCGGGTAGCCATCCTCGGCGACGACGATCTGATGACCCTGGCAATAGGGCTGGCGGGAGAACCGGAAGAGATCGTCACCTTCGAAATCGACGATCGCTACGTTCGGTTCATTCGTCATCACGCCGAGCGCCTGGGGATTCCGGCACGCGTGTTCACCTTCGACCTCCGGCAGAAGCTTCCCGAGGATCTCTTTGCACGATTCGACACGTTTCTCACCGATCCTCCGGAAAACTACGCCGGCTTGTTCCTCTTCCTTGAGCGGGGCTTTGGCCTTTTGAAACCCGGCGATGGCCGAGCCGGCTACTTCGGGATGACCCTCACGGAGTCTTCGCTGAGCAAATGGGCAAGGCTCCAGCAATGGCTGGTCAGCGAGCACAGGATTGTCCTCACGGACCTAGTCTTTGAGCACAGCGAGTATGAGAACTGGGATTTCCTCCTGGAGAGCATCCGGTCCGACGTGGAGCCGTACACGCATTTCCCGAAGATCCACTGGTACCGGAGCTCATTCTATCGCGTAGAGACGCTTGACGGCTTCGAACCGCGCAACCCTACTTTCGAAGGAGCAGACATCTACAGTGATGAGGAGCGACTGGTCTATTCGAAAGAGATTGGGAGCCGAACCTCAGGCCAAGACGAAAGGAGGTGAGTCATGGGGCATCTCGGTCGGCACCTCATTCTGGAGTACTGGGACGCGGTGAACCTGAACAACCCCGAGCTTGTGGAAAGGGCCCTCACCGAGGCAGCCCTGGCCGGGGGTGCGACGCTGCTAAGCGTGCGGACCCACCAGTTTGCCCCTCAGGGTGTTTCGGGGGTGGCCATCATCGCCGAGTCGCACATCTCGATTCACACGTGGCCGGAATACAACTATGCGGCCATCGACATCTTCACCTGCGGTAACCGGGTGGATCCGCACAAGATGAACGAAGTCCTCGCCCGCTACTTCCGGCCCAAGCGTCAGAACATCACGGAGATGCTCCGTGGCCTCCGCATGGAGCACGTGGAGGAACAGAAAGAAAAGGTCCCGGCGTCGCTGGGCCACCTCTGACTACAGAACCCACCGAGGAGTGATCCGACGGGGCTGCAGGCTGCAGCCCCGTTCGCATTTTGGGACGGGTGTTGCAGGGCCTATCTGTCGCGTGGGTCCGGCGATCGATCTGGGGCCTCTCAGCGGAGACCCAGATACAGCCTGCAGCAGGCATGGGAATTGCCAAACCGAATCGTCAGCTCATCGCCTGATCCCATGCCACGGACCCGGCGTCCACCCGTGAAGGAGCAGGCTCGAACTTTGTAGCCCATGGGGACGATGGAGGATGTCTGCCGGGAGCGCCATTCTGTGACGCGCTCTGTTCGCACGCGGCATTTGGATCGGTGTTGCGGGGATGGTATCTTGCGGCCAGGAGACCCTGAACGAAAGGAGGCTCTTACCCGCACGCGGAGGACATCCCATGAAGCTTTTCGTACCGGGACGGATTTGCCTCTTCGGAGAACACAGCGACTGGGCTGGGGGATATCGGAGGATCAATGCGGAGCTTGAAAAGGGGTACACCATTATCACGGGCACCAATCAGGGGATCTACGCAGAGGTC of candidate division KSB1 bacterium contains these proteins:
- the speD gene encoding adenosylmethionine decarboxylase → MGHLGRHLILEYWDAVNLNNPELVERALTEAALAGGATLLSVRTHQFAPQGVSGVAIIAESHISIHTWPEYNYAAIDIFTCGNRVDPHKMNEVLARYFRPKRQNITEMLRGLRMEHVEEQKEKVPASLGHL
- the prxU gene encoding thioredoxin-dependent peroxiredoxin (Most members of this family contain a selenocysteine.), which encodes MEEEVAVGCARPTGGPVGEAESEGKAAQQPQEEEVGAMISVGKKAPDFVAPAYHRGKFINVKLSDYLGKWVVLCFYPGDFTFVUATELSAVAEKYPEFQQLGVEVLAMSVDSVFVHKMWDENELSKMVKGGIPFPMLSDAGGKVGRVYGVYNEEAGVENRGRFIIDPDGVVQAYEVLTPPVGRNVLETIRQIQAFQHVRESKGTEATPSGWRPGKMTLKPGPDLVGRVWEVWKTDMAFD
- a CDS encoding bis-aminopropyl spermidine synthase family protein, whose product is MQILETIAKNTGLPVTGHAFDRVLAAIAATADPWEIVDLADQPFNLTVEAVKVLADEGLARFEGGQVYLTEAGRRLLQERGVVPTKLHRCPFCGGSGVDLREFSSAYETFLRIAEDRPKPTDEFDQGVLTPLSAMRRVALMKQRGDLVGKRVAILGDDDLMTLAIGLAGEPEEIVTFEIDDRYVRFIRHHAERLGIPARVFTFDLRQKLPEDLFARFDTFLTDPPENYAGLFLFLERGFGLLKPGDGRAGYFGMTLTESSLSKWARLQQWLVSEHRIVLTDLVFEHSEYENWDFLLESIRSDVEPYTHFPKIHWYRSSFYRVETLDGFEPRNPTFEGADIYSDEERLVYSKEIGSRTSGQDERR
- the acnA gene encoding aconitate hydratase AcnA; this translates as MERKAFEAELRTSAGVFTIYSLPKLEDAGLVQLQRLPFSVRVLLENQLRSWDGRMVTEADVRTVAAWGQTAPEREIPFMPARVILQDFTGVPAIVDLAAMRAAVARANGDPRRINPIVPADLIIDHSVQVDFYGTDYALPENMRLEIERNRERYQLLKWAQRAFDNLRIFPPGTGIIHQVNVERLAAVVQVRAQNGARVAFPDTVVGTDSHTTMVNGLGVLGWGVGGIEAEAVMLGQPYYMLLPEVVGVRLVGELREEASATDLVLVLTELLRKKGVVGKFVEFCGPGLDRLSLPDRATLANMAPEYGATVGFFPVDGETLEYLRMTGRPAEQVELVERYCKEQGLFREPSSPEPAFSEVLELDLSTVEPTVAGPRRPHERVALKELHKRFHAALRDHFGVDVPEEDHARWTSEGGAPADRPAEARKPRVPIVLDGEAAQLSHGSVVIAAITSCTNTSNPSVMLGAGLLAKKAVERGLRVRPWVKTTLAPGSRVVTDYLRKAGLLPYLEALRFHVVGYGCTTCIGNSGPLREELVRAIKDNGLVVAAVLSGNRNFEARVHPLARANYLASPMLVVAYAIAGTVDIDLLTEPLDYDPNGRPVYLKDIWPTKEEIRQALQAALDTEVFRREYALAESGDAVWQALEAPSGDLYVWEASSTYIQEPPFFREFSLEASPPTDIHGARVLALLGDSVTTDHISPAGSIPPDGPAGRFLISHGVKPADFNTFGARRGNHEVMMRGTFANVRLRNLLLPGVEGGWTVFFPTGEKMSIYEAAMRYQEQGTPLVVVAGKEYGSGSSRDWAAKGTQLLGVKAVLAESFERIHRSNLVGMGVLPLQFEAGQNRETLGLDGTEVYSILGIAEGLTPRKKLTVRAEKADGSVVEFVVQARLDSQVEIEYYYHGGILPAVLRKILRGEG